The Anaerolineae bacterium genome contains the following window.
AGAAAAAAGGGTGGCTCACCGCCTAACCAATACCTATGACCGAGAACGAATTGAGAATAACCTTGATTGGCTTGAATGGAAGCAAAAAAACGATCCTCACTCCATCAAGACCAATCCTGCCGGTTTGTTACGTCGAGCCATTGAACAAGATTATGCTGCCGAAGACCGCAAAGGCTTTCAAACTCGTAAACAAAAAGCAGTAGCATCGTTGGTGAAAAAACAGTGTCTACAAGCGCAAGAGAAGTTTATTTACGCACGCAATCAGCAGCAAGAGGCATCGCTACAGCAACGAGAAAAAGCGCGCGCGAAACGGCTGGAGATGTTACGAGAACAGTATCACACCAGTGATAAGGAAGAGAAGTTGTGGTCACAGGTTTTGGAAACCCTCAAAGAACAGATACCGAAGGTGAGTTTCAATGCTTACTTGGCTCCAAGTAGGTTGCTGGCTCTCCAACGAGGCAAAGCGATTATCGCCGTGCCCAACCGTTTTATCAAAGAACAGATAGAAGGTCGTTTACTGAAAGAAAGCCAACAGGCATTGGGTGACCACCTGAATGGTCAGGCTGCCACCGTTCAATACCTGGTTCTGGATGAGTAACAAAAGTCCGCAACTGATTCCAACAAAAGCCCGAACTTCGTGTGTCGCAACCTATGTTGTATCCACCCTCATAATGGGTTGTTGACTGTGTTTTCTGAACAACATACCCCATAGCATTTTCCACCGTACAAAAATATGACCGCTGCGGGTATCGAACCCTGGCGGTCATCGGGGAGGTTAAGCAGTCCTCGGCCACCCCCGCCCGTCGCCTTTTTCCAGATAAGAAAGCACTCTCTTATCTGGAAAACCACCTCTCGCATACGAGAAGTGGACGGCGACATGGTGGGGGGCAGCACTCGTGACTGCTTCCGCCGTCGGGCTGCGGCTGCACTGCGTTTGCCCAGCCCGACTCCCCCCGCCGTGGGCACAAATCCGATGTCGCTACGCTCTTCGGAATTGTACCCATCCTACAACCCTTCGGGTTTCGGACGGCAGGGGGCTGCTGTCACTTCGTTCCAGCACCGGTCGCACCGCCCCGAACTTCGTTCGAGCCTTGCCACTCGTCCTTCCTCCGCCCACGGCGGGGAAGACCTCGTTTGCTCCCTGCCCCCTTTGCGCCGGGGGGAGTCGGCCTCGGCTGCGCTCCCTGTGGTCGCTGGCCTTGCCCGACGGCGGGTTTCCCGCCTGGCTCCTCCCCCGACCCCTCCGCCAGGCGGGAGAAAAGCGGAAGCCCCGCTATGCGGGGCGTGATCTAAAATCCGCTTACAGCGGATATGATTTTCTGCAAGAACTTGGGTCCAAAAGATGTGGATTCTGAGTTGCTATCCCTGGGTTTGCCTATGGGTTTTAAAACCTATACCCAGAGAAACGACGATTTGGACGTCACAGGCTAGAATTCCAGCATTTCAGCTAAAAACAGATGAATTTAGAGCAAAATACTGGCTTTTTCGCTGAATTTTACCCATTTTGTCCACCAGTTGCCAAGTTCGGCGTGCAAGCCCGCCCCTCACTGATATATATGTCGCGGCCAAAAACACTACTTTATTCGATTCTCAAAACAGAATGAAGGAAACATGAAGTGGCAGAGAAGAGAATTCAATAACATATAACAGAGAGAAGACTATAAAATTTTTTCAAAAAAATTTTTATATAGCCGGTAGGGTAGGGGAGAGGTAACACCCCTCTCCTACTTCTCTCCCCTGTCCAGTTTCAACCGACGAATAATATCGGCAATGGGTTGTTCTTCTAAAAGTTGAATCGCAACTCTAGCCAATTTACTTTTTGAAGCTTTGATATTTTGTCGTCTGAGTTTAAGCCTGATCTCCTCAAGGATGATTTGGTGATCCGGCATCAAATAAAATGTCGCGGCTTCAAGTGGGGGAGAGGTGACTGAATTTTCAGTAACCATATAACACCACCTCCTTTCGTGGGGTAGTTAATTGTAATTGATAATGGAATCCAGAGACCCGACCAAAATCGCCGGGTCTCTGATATAATGTTAGTGGAGGATGTTGTGGATGGCTCTGAGGAAACCAACACGTTCTCCAATTTTTTTTACCGGTACGCCCAGTGTTTCAGAAAGCCAACCAATCGGATTTTCAGAATGAGCTTTGATCTTCCAGTGATTGATCTTTTCAATGGGCAATCCTTTTTCT
Protein-coding sequences here:
- a CDS encoding replication protein, encoding MSKSVQSASTPFNFNNFQGFGYPNTTHVPDLLFDHIMQDLDEKELKVLLYIIRRTFGFKKQVDNISLSQLVNGIVTHDGRVLDRGTGLSKATVARALQSLKKKNLINAIQNRSPEKGNLPTIYSLRMSIDPCLSSETRVVSPVKQGLVSAVRHTINSNTTYSKTTAKKKSETEISDSTTTNYGGLAAALIDRGIEKRVAHRLTNTYDRERIENNLDWLEWKQKNDPHSIKTNPAGLLRRAIEQDYAAEDRKGFQTRKQKAVASLVKKQCLQAQEKFIYARNQQQEASLQQREKARAKRLEMLREQYHTSDKEEKLWSQVLETLKEQIPKVSFNAYLAPSRLLALQRGKAIIAVPNRFIKEQIEGRLLKESQQALGDHLNGQAATVQYLVLDE